In Pyrus communis chromosome 8, drPyrComm1.1, whole genome shotgun sequence, one genomic interval encodes:
- the LOC137742327 gene encoding ubiquitin-conjugating enzyme E2 7 — protein sequence MAASQASLLLQKQLKDLCKNPVDGFSAGLVDENNIFEWSVTIIGPPDTLYEGGFFNAIMSFPNNYPNSPPTVKFTSEIWHPNVYTDGRVCISILHPPGEDPNGYELASERWTPVHTVESIVLSIISMLSSPNDESPANVEAAKEWRDRREDFKKKVSRCVRKSQEML from the exons ATGGCGGCTTCCCAGGCGAGTCTTCTCCTCCAGAAACAACTCAAGG ATCTTTGCAAGAACCCGGTTGATGGATTCTCGGCCGGTCTGGTCGATGAAAACAATATCTTTGAGTGGAGCGTCACGATTATCGGACCGCCTGATACGCTCTA CGAGGGAGGATTTTTCAATGCCATCATGAGCTTTCCTAATAATTATCCAAACAGCCCTCCGACGGTTAAGTTTACTTCGGAGATATGGCATCCGAATG TTTATACTGACGGGCGTGTTTGCATATCTATCCTTCACCCGCCTGGTGAGGACCCAAATGGTTACGAGCTTGCAAGTGAACGCTGGACGCCTGTCCATACG GTTGAAAGCATAGTCTTGAGTATAATATCGATGCTATCCAGTCCAAATGACGAATCTCCTGCAAATGTTGAAGCCGCT AAGGAGTGGAGAGACCGGAGAGAGGATTTCAAGAAAAAGGTCAGCCGCTGTGTGAGGAAATCACAAGAGATGCTATGA